The genomic stretch AAAGGGGAGAAAGAGCATGGAAGAAGAGGATGAGGAGCTGCTGCCGCGCGAAAAACTGCTGCGCTATGGCGTCACCCTGTTAAAAGACGATGAACTGTTAGCGCTCTTTTTACGTACCGGAACGCCCGGAAAAACGGTATTTACGCTGGCAAAAGAGCTGATAGCACATTTCGGTTCGCTGTACGGTTTACTGACCGCCGATCTGGCGCAGTTTAAGCACGTTGAGGGGATTGGCGTTGCGAAATATGCCCAGCTGAGGGGCATTGCTGAACTTGCCCGCCGTTTTTACAATGTCCGCATGGAGAAGGAAGATCCGATCCTGACGCCAGAAATGACGCGCGAATTCCTGCAAAGCCAGTTAACCGATATTGAACGCGAGATCTTTATGGTGATCTTTGTCGATAACAGAAATCGGGTGCTGAAACATAGCTGTCTCTTTGCGGGCACGTTGAGCCACGTTGAGGTGCATCCGCGTGAAATTGTGCGGGAAGCGATAAAAGTGAATGCAGCGGGCGTGATCCTCGCGCATAATCACCCCTCTGGCTGTGCAGAACCGAGCAGAGCGGACAAAGAAATCACCGAACGCATTATCAAATGCTGTCAATTCATGGACATTCGTGTGCTGGACCATCTGATAATTGGCCGCGGTGAGTACATTTCTTTCGCAGAACATGGCTGGATTTAGGCTATTTCTCGCGATCCATCGGGATCTTTGTCTGTTCGGGACTTGAGCACACCGCCGAGTCAGCGTATACTACGCCACCTTTGAGAATCTCGGGTTTGGCATTTGGGCCTGGCAATCGAGAGTTCACTTAGAACTATGCGATGACCGGGCTGTAAAGCCTGACGAGGCGCCGATACCCCATACGAAGCTCGAGCTAATTTGATTTTTGGAGAATAGACATGTCCCGAGTCTGCCAAGTTACTGGCAAGCGTCCGGTGACCGGTAACAACCGTTCCCACGCACTGAACGCGACTAAACGCCGTTTCCTGCCGAACCTGCACTCTCACCGTTTCTGGGTTGAGAGCGAGAAGCGTTTTGTCACCCTGCGCGTATCTGCTAAAGGTATGCGTGTAATCGATAAGAAAGGCATCGATACAGTTCTGTCCGAACTGCGTGCCCGTGGCGAAAAGTACTAAGTACTTAAAGAGGAAATAAATCATGGCTAAAGGTATTCGCGAGAAAATCAAGCTGGTTTCTTCTGCTGGTACAGGTCACTTCTACACCACCACGAAGAACAAACGTACTAAGCCGGAAAAACTGGAACTGAAAAAATTCGATCCAGTTGTACGCCAGCACGTACTGTACAAAGAAGCTAAAATCAAATAATTTTAGTCTCCTTGTATCGAAAAACCCCGCAACTGCGGGGTTTTTTGCATTCTGTATCTCAACGGAGGAACCATGCCTGAATTACCTGAGGTAGAAACCAGCCGTCGCGGCATTGAGCCCCATCTGGTCGGCGCGACGATTCTTCACGCGGTGGTCCGCAATGGACGTCTGCGCTGGCCGGTGTCCGATGAGATCCATGCCCTGAGCGATAAACCCGTCCTTAGCGTACAGCGTCGCGCGAAATACCTGCTGCTGGAGCTGCCCGACGGCTGGATTATTATCCACCTGGGGATGTCCGGGAGCCTGCGCATTCTTACCGAAGAACTGCCTGCGGAAAAGCACGACCACGTCGATCTGGTGATGAGCAACGGCAAAGTGCTCCGTTACACTGACCCACGGCGCTTTGGCGCGTGGCTGTGGACGAAGGAGCTGGAAGGGCACAACGTGCTCGCGCATCTGGGCCCGGAGCCGCTCTCAGACGCGTTTAACGCGGAATACCTCAAGGCGAAGTGTGCGAAGAAGAAAAGCCCAATTAAGCCCTGGCTGATGGATAACAAGCTGGTGGTCGGCGTGGGGAATATCTACGCCAGCGAATCGCTGTTTGCGGCCGGGATCCATCCCGATCGGCTGGCCTCTTCGCTGTCGGCGCAGGAGTGCGAGCTGCTGGTTCGGGTGATTAAAGCTGTATTGCTTCGCTCGATTGAGCAGGGCGGGACAACGTTGAAGGACTTCCTGCAAAGTGACGGCAAGCCGGGCTATTTTGCCCAGGAGCTGCAGGTATATGGCCGTAAAGGCGAACCGTGCAGAGTCTGCGGCACGCCCGTTATTGCCACGAAGCACGCCCAGCGCGCCACGTTCTACTGCCGTCAGTGCCAGAAATAGGGTTACTTTAGCTTTTCCATCAGTGCATGGTGGACGTTAGTTGGCAGGAAATGGGTGACGTCGCCGTGATGACGCGCCACCTCTTTTACCAGCGTGGAAGAGATAAACGACCACTCTTTGGAGGGCATCAGGAACACGCTCTCCAGCTCCGGCATCAGGTGGCGGTTCATGTGCGCCAGCTGCATCTCATACTCGAAGTCTGCTACCGCGCGTAAACCACGGATCAGAATATTGGCCTGCTGAGCGCGGGCGAAGTTTGCCATCAGGTCGCTAAACCCGACCACCTCAACATTCGGCAGGTGCGAAATGGCATCGGTGGCGAGCTGTACGCGCTCGTTGAGGTCAAACATCGGCTTTTTGCTGGGGCTGGCGGCAATGGCCAGGATCACCTTGTCGAACATGCACGCCGCACGGGTGATGATATCAAGATGACCGTTGGTGATCGGATCGAAGGTACCCGGATAAATCGCTTTTGTGCTCATGGCTCACGTTTTCTCTGAGTAGCCGCGGCAGAGCGCCCACAGCTCGGTGTATTTGTTGAAAGTATACTGGGCATTCACTACCGCGAGTAACCAGCCCTGCTTACCGTCCAGGACGCCACCACGCAGCAGAAGCGTTTTCAGGAACGCGCCCAGCGTGTGGGTGAAGATACCCGTCAGCGAGGCCTTCTTGCCGCGCTGGTGACGCTCCTGCGCCCATGCGGTGGCATAGTTGAGCTGTTTACGCTGGAAGCTCGCGAAATCACGGCAGGTCAGGTGCAGCAAATCGCCTGTCAGGGGAATGACCTGGGCGCTATCGCAGCTCAGGGATTCATGCACCAGATTGTCGTTGTACTGATACCGCTCGCGCTCGTAGAGGCGCATCACGCGGTCAGGATACCAGCCGCTGTGGCGCATAAAACGGCCAAGGAAGTAGTTGCGGCGGGCAATGCTGTATACGGCGCCATGTTGAGGTGAGGAAATCACCGCCTGAATGGCCTGCTGAAGCTCCGGCGTGATGCGTTCGTCGGTGTCGAGCATCAGGACGTAATCACCGGTGGCATACCCCTGCGCGCGCTGGCGCTGGATGCCGTAGCCTTGCCAGTCAGCGTCGACAAAGACGTTTGCGCCCGCTGCCCGGGCGACATCCACCGTGTTATCCGTACTTCCGGAGTCAAGAATGACTATCTCGTCAGCCCAGGCAACCGATGCCAGGCAATCCGGAAGCAGCTCGGCGGCGTTTTTGGCGATCATGACGACCGACAGACGCGTTGGCATTAGTGGCTCCGCTGGGGCAGATAAGGTTGCAGAAGCTGCAGCAGACGGGTCAGTGCGCCCTGGTTCTGGTGCAGCACTTCGACGGCATGACGCCCGTACCACAGGCGATAATCTTCGTCAGTCAGAAGGGTCGATACCTCTTTAACCACCGAATCCGCATCGGTCACGGTAATTAAACCATCGGCCTGCTGTAATTTCGCGCAGATGTCTTTGAAGTTAAACGTGTGCGGCCCCATCAGTACCGGAATGGCGTGGGCTGCCGGCTCCAGCGGGTTATGGCCTCCGCGTTCCACCAGGCTGCCACCGACAAACGCGAGGTCAGCAATGCCGTACAGCAACATCAGTTCGCCCATCGTATCGCCAATCACCACCTGGGTGCTGCCGGAAGGGATTTCACCGCTGCTTCGCAGCGTGAAGCTGAAGCCGCCTTTCTGGACCATTTCACGGGCATCTTTAAAACGCTCCGGATGGCGAGGCACGAGGATCAGCAGTAAATCAGGGAATTTTTCCAGCAGCTTGCGGTGAGCCTGCAGGATGATCTCTTCTTCGCCATCATGGGTACTGGTCGCAATCCAGACCTGACGACGCGGGGCCCACTGGCGACGCAGCGTGATGGCTCGGGCGGCGAGCTCAGGGGTAACGGAAATATCGAACTTTAGGCTGCCCGTTACCGCAAGCTGGTTGCGTTTCAGGCCCAGAGAGATAAAGCGCGCTGCATCTTCTTCGTTCTGCGCGGCAATCAGCGTGATTTTGCTCAGCAGGCGACGCATAAATTTGCCCAGCTTGCCGTAACCTTTCGCCGAGCGCTCTGAGAGGCGCGCGTTGGCAATGACCAGCGGAATTTTACGGGCATGCAGAGCGGAAATCATGTTCGGCCACAGTTCGGTTTCCATCACGATCACCAGCTTCGGGCGCACGGTGTTGAGGAAACGATTCATGGCGCAGGGCAGATCGTAAGGCAGATAGACGTGCTGCACGTCTTTACCGAAAGCGGATAACGCGCGCTCCGAGCCGGTTGGCGTCATCGTCGTGACGGTGATTGGCAACGAAGGGTAGCGGTGACGCAGGGCGCGAACCAGCGGGATCGCCGCCAGCGTTTCACCGACAGAAACGGAATGCAGCAAAATACCGTCCGGTACGACTTTATTGCGGCAGAAGCCATAGCGTTCAGCCCAGCGTTTACGATACGCAGGCGCTTTCCGGCTACGAAGCAACAGTCTCAGCCACACCAGTGGCTGAATGATGTAGAGCAGAGCGGTATACAACAATTCCAAGCGATTATCCGTTTTTTTAGTTTCGGCGGGCAAATTCTAAGCATTTAGGCCAGGTAAAGCTATCTCTTATGCCAGATACCGTTTCAAACGGAAATAACGTCGACCGAGCCGCCAGCGCAGACGCGGGCTTTTTGCACTTTTCCAGATGAGTTTCCAGATGCCTGTTTCGAAGAACTCTTTAATAATCATTGATTTCTTCTTCTCATCCTTCATGTTGTCGAAGGTGTGAATAATGCCCAGTCCCTCTTTGGCAATTTGCCAGTGGCAGGCAGGGATCCCTTTCACTTTATCCGGGTAGCGCTGATTGATGGCATCGAGCATCTGCAGGATTTTCATGTAGTGACGCGCGGAGCGAATCAGCGTGTCGTCATTGTCCGGCATATGGGACACCGATGCAGAGTGAATGTAGTAATCGTAATAACGTTCACTAGTGTACTGAACCCGCTCTGCCGCAAGCAGCACTTCGGTGGTCCACGGAATATCCTGATGGCGCAGGCCGGGTTCGAAATGGAAATTGTGTTTACGGATAAAGTCGTGGCGATAGATGTTCAACCAGGTGACGTGAAGGAATTTACGAGAGTCCAGCGCCATTTTTAACCACGCAGGGCCAGTCATAACCCCTGTCGAAGCCAGTTTGTCTTCAGGGAAGATCGGACGTGAAGGTTTCTTGTTGTTTTCCCAGACGTAGTTCCCGTTACAGGTGGCGACATCCAGATCCTGCGTGACGGCCATATCCAGCAGGCGCTGGTACATGCCGGGTTTAAAGACATCATCAATATCCGGGAAAGAGAGATATTGACCGGTTGCAACGGCCAGACCGGTGTTACGCGCGATGGATACGCCCTGGTTTTGCTGTTCTATGACCTGCATCTGCGGCAGTTTTTCTCGCCAGTTTTCGACGATCTCCATCGAGCGGTCAGTAGAGCCGTCATTGACAATGATGACTTCCATGCTGTCGATGCGTTGATTGACAAGGCAGGTAAAGAACTGATCCAGGAAAGCTTCACCGTTATAAACGGCAACCACCACGCTTAACAATGGGGCTGAATTTTGCATAAGAAACCTGATTATTTTTGATTGTCGACCAGAGCAATATATTGCTGGCAAATGGCATTGATACCGAACGACGCGATGGTTGCATCGCCAACGACCGGCGGGGCGGTATAAATATCCGCCAGCGTTTTTGCCAGTGACTCGTCATTTAACTCTGCCAGCCCGCGCGCTAAAGCGCCGGTGAGGATTTCGGCGGGGCCTCCGGGGCAATTTGTACTGACCGGTGGCGTCTGGCAGATAATGGCTTCGACCAGCACATTACCAAAACCTTCGCAGTCAGAACTTAACACTAAAAGGCGTGCCCCTTTAATCCAGGGATAGGGATTGGACTCGAACGGGCGGAAAACCGTTTTGTTTTCAATACCCAGCTCGGCAGCAAGCTGCTTGAGTTTTTGAATTTGAGCGTCAGAACCATTGCCCATCATGACCAGCGTTGTGTCAATTTTACTCAGGGCGAACGCACGTAAGAGTCGGTCGTGGCGTTTGTGCTCATGGAAGCGGCCAACATGAATAATGTAATCCTTTCCCTGCATCTCGAAGGGCGCATCCGCCAGACGCTGAATTTCAGGAATATCGAAAGGATTATGGATAACCGCTTTGCGTCGAAGATTGAGCGCCAGCGTCTCGGAAAGATCTTTCAACACGGCGCCTGAGACGGCGACAACGTTGCGATTTTCGTAGGTATGACGGATTTTAAGATGTTTAAACCAGCGCGAAAGTCCGCTGCGATGGCGAAGATAGGAAAACGAGAACATGCCGTGTACGCAGAACCAGACTTTGTCACGTTCCAGCGCGCGGCAGTGCGCCACAATGCGGTCTGTTTTGTGCAGGTGAGAGAACACCACATCAAATTTGCCGCTGCGCTCAGCTCGCTCAATCGCCTGATCCAGAAGTTGGGCACGGCGTGGGATTTCCGTCAGCTTTCGCCATGGTTTTTTACATGTGTCCTGAACAACCTGATAATCGATGCCTTCCGGGATGGCGTAGTCGCACACTTTCCGCAGAGAGAATAGAGAGACCTGATGCCCCATTTCTATTAATCCACGGGAGAGTGTAAGAACCGTTTTTTCGGCTCCTCCACCGGGTAAACCATCAATAATCATTAGGATGCGCATTTTTAATCCAGTAATTTTTGATAAAGCGTAATAAGCTGACTTGATAGTTTTTCGGGAGTGGCGTCTTTTACACGTTCACGTGCCGCTCGTCCCATATTGTTATTTTTTTCCAGTGAAGGAATGGCGGCTACCGCTTCCTTCAATGTACTGATATCAAGTGCGTCACAATAAAATCCGTTCTGGCCTTGTTGAATAAACTCTGCACCACCGCAACTCTCTGAAGTAATGACGGGCAAGCCGCAGGCCATCGCTTCAAGAATGACGTTAGGAAAGGGATCATACAGCGTTGGCAACAGTAAACCATCGGATAGCTGATAAAAAGGCAGAGTTTCTTTTTGCACCCCCAGGAAACGGATTTGCCCCTCGCAGCCTAACGAACGGGCGAGGTCGCGATAACGACGTTCTGCTTTATCTTGCCCAACCACAATCAGCCAGGCTGATGTTCCAGCAATAGCGCGTATGGCGCTGGCTAATCCTTTTCGTTCAAACCCTGAGCCTACGAAACAGAACACAACGGCATCGGCTGGCAAACCAAATTGCTGGCGCAGCATCGCACGCTGTGCCTCCTGGGCCGGAACGAAGCGGCTGGAATCAATAGAATTATAAATCACATGAATTTTATTTGCGTCAATATCAAAGTCTTCAACGATTTCGCGTTTGATCATTTCCGCATTACAGATTACGGCTTTTAACTCAGGCGCCTGATACATTTCCCGTTCCGCACGCATCACATAGCGGTGATAGCGGTCATACATCAGCATTTGCGCACGCCAGGCAGGTAAAATGCGCGCGCGCTGCAGCAGCCAGCGACGATGCACCCCATCACCCGCGCGATAGATATCACAACCCGGGATGCGCTCATGGCTTTGAACAATATCAAACTGCTGTTGCTGCCACAGCGCGCGTGCGGCCTGTGCAAATCCGCGTTCCCGACTGATGCGACCCCATTTTTGAGGGTTGCAAATGTGGATATGCCAGTCGTCTTGCTTCTCTCCCTGCCACTCACGCGTGATGACGTTGAGCTCAAGGTTCTGATTGCTCAGCGCGGTGAGAGCGCGCGAAACGAAGCGTTCCGCTCCGCCATCAGGGCGATATTTTTGGCGAACAATGGCCAGACGATGGTGTTTCATGACAGATATCTCCTTGCGGCGGAGACGACAGCATCAACAGGAATGGCATCGAGATAGCGTTCTTTCGTTTTAGTATCAATGGCATCCGGATCGGGTAGCGGGCCGTAATCGCCGGCCCAGATCACTTCACCGTTGACTTGCCATGGAGACCAAAACGTGAGTTTAGAAGGACCAAACAGAGCCACGCAGGGCGTTTGCAGCGCGGCGGCCATATGCATTGGAACGGAGTCAACGCCGATAAAAAGACGCGCATGATCGATAAGTGAGGCCAGCTGGCGCAACGTTAGCTGGCCCGCCAGCGAGACGACTCCCGTCTTTGGCGAGGCGGCGAGAATGCGATCGATCATCGCCAGCTCTTTTTTATCCGGCCCCGCGGTGAGCACAACCGTATGACCATCCTGCTGCAATGCAGTAATGGTTTGCGCCATTTTGTCTTCGCTCCAGCATTTAAAGAACCAGCGGGACGTCGGCTGGATCACAATGTAGCTGTCGCCCACACCCGTCTGCGTCAGTCTTTTACGGGCATGATCCCAGTCTTCGGCGGTATAGGCCATGGTGACGGCAGGCCGCGGCGCGACCGGTAATGGTGCCAGAATGGAGAGATTCTGTTCGACCGTATGCAGGGATTTGTGGCCATCGACAGAAACCAGATCGGTGTGACAAAAACGCCAGAAGGCACTGTTGCGTTTGTTAAACGCGAATCCGAGGCGAACGGGGGCACCGGTGAAACGGGTGACGATCGCGCTACGCCATTGATCGGCAAGGTTAATCACCAGATGATAATGCTGATTTCTTAACGCACACAGCAACTGCCACTCTTTTTGAAGATGCTTCAGCGTGCCCAGCTGTTTCCATTTGCGATCGATTCCATAAATTGTACCGATCGCTGGATGCGCGGCGAGCATATCGCGCGTTTCTTCATACAGCAGGACATCAATCTGCGCCTGCGGCCATTTTTGACGTAACGAATCAATGACGGGAGTGGTCAGCAACATGTCGCCATGATGGCGGAGTTTGATCAGTAAAATGCGCAAATCAGGTGTGTCAGGTAAGTTATTCATCATCATCTTATCGGCGTTGTACTAATGGCAATTCTAATAGACCTGATAGCGACTTGCACTCTTTCTCCATAATCTCAGTAATTTCCCCGGAAGGGTTTACTCATGCTTTGGAGAGTGCGTAACATAGCGCTAACTTTCCTGTCTTGCGGACTCATTATGAACAAACCAGCGTTTATCATCACAATTGATACTGAGGGCGATAATCTCTGGCAAAATCACCGCGTCATTAAAACGGAAAATGCGCGTTATCTGGCGCGTTTCCAGGCGCTTTGCGAGCGTTTCGGCTTTAAGCCCGTGTGGCTGACCAATTACGAGATGGCGGTCGAGCCCGTTTTCATCGAATTCGCCAGGGACGCGATCGCCCGCGGTCAGGGGGAGGTGGGAATGCACCTTCACGCATGGAATAGCCCGCCGGAACACGATCTCACGGGCGATGACTGGCGATGGCAGCCTTATCTGGTTGAATTTTCGGATGAGGTGATGCGAGAAAAAGTGCTGTTCATGACCCGCCTGCTGGAAGAGACCTTCCAGACCAAAATGTTAAGCCACCGTGCCGGACGTTGGGCATTTGACAGTCGCTACGCAAAATTGCTCGTTGAACTGGGCTACCAGGTTGATTGCTCCGTGACGCCACGCGTGAACTGGCGCAATGCGAAAGGCGCCCCGCAGTGTAATGGCGGAACGGATTATCAGTATTTCCCCGACCACGCCTATTTCATGGATTTAGATAATATTTCCCGGGCGGGCAATAGCCCATTACTCGAAGTGCCGATGAGCATTCAGTATAAACACCCGGCGTGGTTGAACACGATCAAACAGGGTTACGACAGGCTTCGCGGTAAATACCGCTCACCCTCCGTCAACTGGCTAAGACCGTCCGGTGGGAATGCGGCGCAAATGATTCAGGTCGCACAGCAATGCCTGTCGCAGGGAAATGAGTACGTGGAGTTTATGCTTCATTCGTCGGAATTT from Enterobacter dykesii encodes the following:
- the radC gene encoding RadC family protein, producing the protein MEEEDEELLPREKLLRYGVTLLKDDELLALFLRTGTPGKTVFTLAKELIAHFGSLYGLLTADLAQFKHVEGIGVAKYAQLRGIAELARRFYNVRMEKEDPILTPEMTREFLQSQLTDIEREIFMVIFVDNRNRVLKHSCLFAGTLSHVEVHPREIVREAIKVNAAGVILAHNHPSGCAEPSRADKEITERIIKCCQFMDIRVLDHLIIGRGEYISFAEHGWI
- the rpmB gene encoding 50S ribosomal protein L28, translating into MSRVCQVTGKRPVTGNNRSHALNATKRRFLPNLHSHRFWVESEKRFVTLRVSAKGMRVIDKKGIDTVLSELRARGEKY
- the rpmG gene encoding 50S ribosomal protein L33; translated protein: MAKGIREKIKLVSSAGTGHFYTTTKNKRTKPEKLELKKFDPVVRQHVLYKEAKIK
- the mutM gene encoding bifunctional DNA-formamidopyrimidine glycosylase/DNA-(apurinic or apyrimidinic site) lyase, translated to MPELPEVETSRRGIEPHLVGATILHAVVRNGRLRWPVSDEIHALSDKPVLSVQRRAKYLLLELPDGWIIIHLGMSGSLRILTEELPAEKHDHVDLVMSNGKVLRYTDPRRFGAWLWTKELEGHNVLAHLGPEPLSDAFNAEYLKAKCAKKKSPIKPWLMDNKLVVGVGNIYASESLFAAGIHPDRLASSLSAQECELLVRVIKAVLLRSIEQGGTTLKDFLQSDGKPGYFAQELQVYGRKGEPCRVCGTPVIATKHAQRATFYCRQCQK
- the coaD gene encoding pantetheine-phosphate adenylyltransferase, which produces MSTKAIYPGTFDPITNGHLDIITRAACMFDKVILAIAASPSKKPMFDLNERVQLATDAISHLPNVEVVGFSDLMANFARAQQANILIRGLRAVADFEYEMQLAHMNRHLMPELESVFLMPSKEWSFISSTLVKEVARHHGDVTHFLPTNVHHALMEKLK
- a CDS encoding glycosyltransferase family 2 protein, producing MPTRLSVVMIAKNAAELLPDCLASVAWADEIVILDSGSTDNTVDVARAAGANVFVDADWQGYGIQRQRAQGYATGDYVLMLDTDERITPELQQAIQAVISSPQHGAVYSIARRNYFLGRFMRHSGWYPDRVMRLYERERYQYNDNLVHESLSCDSAQVIPLTGDLLHLTCRDFASFQRKQLNYATAWAQERHQRGKKASLTGIFTHTLGAFLKTLLLRGGVLDGKQGWLLAVVNAQYTFNKYTELWALCRGYSEKT
- the waaA gene encoding lipid IV(A) 3-deoxy-D-manno-octulosonic acid transferase — its product is MELLYTALLYIIQPLVWLRLLLRSRKAPAYRKRWAERYGFCRNKVVPDGILLHSVSVGETLAAIPLVRALRHRYPSLPITVTTMTPTGSERALSAFGKDVQHVYLPYDLPCAMNRFLNTVRPKLVIVMETELWPNMISALHARKIPLVIANARLSERSAKGYGKLGKFMRRLLSKITLIAAQNEEDAARFISLGLKRNQLAVTGSLKFDISVTPELAARAITLRRQWAPRRQVWIATSTHDGEEEIILQAHRKLLEKFPDLLLILVPRHPERFKDAREMVQKGGFSFTLRSSGEIPSGSTQVVIGDTMGELMLLYGIADLAFVGGSLVERGGHNPLEPAAHAIPVLMGPHTFNFKDICAKLQQADGLITVTDADSVVKEVSTLLTDEDYRLWYGRHAVEVLHQNQGALTRLLQLLQPYLPQRSH
- a CDS encoding glycosyltransferase; translated protein: MQNSAPLLSVVVAVYNGEAFLDQFFTCLVNQRIDSMEVIIVNDGSTDRSMEIVENWREKLPQMQVIEQQNQGVSIARNTGLAVATGQYLSFPDIDDVFKPGMYQRLLDMAVTQDLDVATCNGNYVWENNKKPSRPIFPEDKLASTGVMTGPAWLKMALDSRKFLHVTWLNIYRHDFIRKHNFHFEPGLRHQDIPWTTEVLLAAERVQYTSERYYDYYIHSASVSHMPDNDDTLIRSARHYMKILQMLDAINQRYPDKVKGIPACHWQIAKEGLGIIHTFDNMKDEKKKSMIIKEFFETGIWKLIWKSAKSPRLRWRLGRRYFRLKRYLA
- a CDS encoding glycosyltransferase — protein: MRILMIIDGLPGGGAEKTVLTLSRGLIEMGHQVSLFSLRKVCDYAIPEGIDYQVVQDTCKKPWRKLTEIPRRAQLLDQAIERAERSGKFDVVFSHLHKTDRIVAHCRALERDKVWFCVHGMFSFSYLRHRSGLSRWFKHLKIRHTYENRNVVAVSGAVLKDLSETLALNLRRKAVIHNPFDIPEIQRLADAPFEMQGKDYIIHVGRFHEHKRHDRLLRAFALSKIDTTLVMMGNGSDAQIQKLKQLAAELGIENKTVFRPFESNPYPWIKGARLLVLSSDCEGFGNVLVEAIICQTPPVSTNCPGGPAEILTGALARGLAELNDESLAKTLADIYTAPPVVGDATIASFGINAICQQYIALVDNQK
- a CDS encoding glycosyltransferase family 4 protein, with protein sequence MKHHRLAIVRQKYRPDGGAERFVSRALTALSNQNLELNVITREWQGEKQDDWHIHICNPQKWGRISRERGFAQAARALWQQQQFDIVQSHERIPGCDIYRAGDGVHRRWLLQRARILPAWRAQMLMYDRYHRYVMRAEREMYQAPELKAVICNAEMIKREIVEDFDIDANKIHVIYNSIDSSRFVPAQEAQRAMLRQQFGLPADAVVFCFVGSGFERKGLASAIRAIAGTSAWLIVVGQDKAERRYRDLARSLGCEGQIRFLGVQKETLPFYQLSDGLLLPTLYDPFPNVILEAMACGLPVITSESCGGAEFIQQGQNGFYCDALDISTLKEAVAAIPSLEKNNNMGRAARERVKDATPEKLSSQLITLYQKLLD
- the rfaQ gene encoding putative lipopolysaccharide heptosyltransferase III; this encodes MMMNNLPDTPDLRILLIKLRHHGDMLLTTPVIDSLRQKWPQAQIDVLLYEETRDMLAAHPAIGTIYGIDRKWKQLGTLKHLQKEWQLLCALRNQHYHLVINLADQWRSAIVTRFTGAPVRLGFAFNKRNSAFWRFCHTDLVSVDGHKSLHTVEQNLSILAPLPVAPRPAVTMAYTAEDWDHARKRLTQTGVGDSYIVIQPTSRWFFKCWSEDKMAQTITALQQDGHTVVLTAGPDKKELAMIDRILAASPKTGVVSLAGQLTLRQLASLIDHARLFIGVDSVPMHMAAALQTPCVALFGPSKLTFWSPWQVNGEVIWAGDYGPLPDPDAIDTKTKERYLDAIPVDAVVSAARRYLS
- a CDS encoding polysaccharide deacetylase family protein, encoding MNKPAFIITIDTEGDNLWQNHRVIKTENARYLARFQALCERFGFKPVWLTNYEMAVEPVFIEFARDAIARGQGEVGMHLHAWNSPPEHDLTGDDWRWQPYLVEFSDEVMREKVLFMTRLLEETFQTKMLSHRAGRWAFDSRYAKLLVELGYQVDCSVTPRVNWRNAKGAPQCNGGTDYQYFPDHAYFMDLDNISRAGNSPLLEVPMSIQYKHPAWLNTIKQGYDRLRGKYRSPSVNWLRPSGGNAAQMIQVAQQCLSQGNEYVEFMLHSSEFMPGGSPTFKDEAAIEGLYQDLETLFSWLSDKTVGMTLAEFYSQKNSAG